Genomic segment of Candoia aspera isolate rCanAsp1 chromosome 2, rCanAsp1.hap2, whole genome shotgun sequence:
TAGGATTCCTCATAGCATCCCAGAAAAATGGCTGTTCAGCCTCTGAGAACTTACAGTGACCCCCAATACTTTCTAACATCTCAGATTatcttggtatttttttttccccagggctGATGGGCACATTTTTGAATCTGTTATAcacccatttttcattttctcagaAGGCCTCTGGGCCCAAAGACACAGTTGGAAATAGAAGATAGCAGAGGCTGGTGCAtttggtattttattttcattaaaagctTAAAATTGGAGAGAGGACTGGGAGCCCAGAGGCTGCCCTGATACATCCAACCATCCATTGGCAGGGACCCTGATGTGTATGTTTGCTGGGTGGATGGATACCTGGTTGACAAAGAGGAAGTAAAATCTTATATGGAGAATCCCCCTGCCCCACAATGTTTTATGGCTCAATCAGGATGGTACACCCCGACCTTCTGTCAAAATGCCAGGAAAAGAAGCCTTTTGTGACGTTTATGCGGAGAGGACCCGCAAAGGTGCTAGTGGAAATCGTCTTGATGATCGTTAGTTTCCCGAAAGCAGCAAAAAAGagcatccccccctttttttccccgtTACCAAATTAGAAAGATTTTCCGCTCTCGCATTCGCGCACGCGCCCTGCCCTCCGAAGGCGCCTTCTCCGCAAGAAGCCCCGCCCGCTCCCCTGGGCCGAGGTTCCCAAAACGAAACCGCAAGGCCCGCTCGCGAAAAGAAAGGCGAGACGCCATTGGGCACTGCTGCCGCCCACCTTGACCAATCAGGATTGAGCATAGTGACAGACTAAATGCAGAGTCGCGGCGCAGAGGCTCTCGGGAGTCGTAATTCCACAGGGGCGGGGCGTAGAGCCTCTAAAAGGCTGGCTGAGCGCTAAGCCGCGTTTCGCGGGACTTTCGGTTTCACGGGGTGGGAAGTTCCTATTGCTTGCAGACCAAGATTGTTGGCTTAGCTCTTGAGGTAGCGAGGCGAGACGCTCCTTTCCCTGGACTGGCACCAGGCTTTGCGGGGTAAGCAGCTACCGGTGGGTTCGGCAGTCCTTTCCCTCCCTTGTTCTGCTTCGGGGTCAGGATGGCAGTCTAAATGGGCGGACAGTTTCTCTGGAGGGACAGCAGCTGGCCCCGATTTAACGGCGACGTGTAGGATATACAGTCGCTGAAAAAGGCTTTGGCCAGCCAGGTGCTTCCACTATGCTGGACTGACTCCTATCACCCCTAGCGGGGATGATACTTGAGCAAAtcttttatcttctgttttttgtacttcctattttttttataccgattttataatttttctttgtgagcagcccagagtcacttttatagtgagatgggcggagtataaatttaataataatagtaatatgatatgatatgatatggaAATTCAGATCTGGAGGGTCCCTGTAGAAGCAGGTACATAGAATGGTCAACCCCAAGTTTGCCACTAGTGGCATTGCATTAACTAAATATAAAAATTTAAACCTTCCTCCAAGCAGGTTCAGTActaaaatgcaaaggatttgaagctatttattcttttctctatttattctatttattctttttaaggggacgcggtggcgctgcgggttaaaccactgagctgtcgatcggaaggtcggcggttcgaaaccgcgcggcggggtgagctcccgttgctcgtcccagcttctgcacaccaagcagttcaaaaacatgcaaatgtgagtagattaattggtaccgcttcggcgggaaggtaacggcgttccgtgagtcatgctggccacatgacccggaagtgtcctatggacaacgccggctccaaggctttgaaacggagatgagcaccgccccctagagtcggacacgactggactttacgtcaagggaaacctttacctttacctattctttTCTCAGTCTGCTTGTCCTTCCTTTCTAGCTGAGATTTGTTTTTCTCCTGCTGGATGACATCCAActcactttctttttaaaattaagcctCCCTTTCCAAATGTAAGGCTTGAGGTCACACATGATGTTAGATTGTGGTTTGTCTAATCACTTATTGAGTAAACCATAATTGGTGGAATTGGTTTCTGTCTAGATGTAACCATGATTTAAACTTCATAGTGGCTGGGTTTATGCAGAGTATGGATTCGCTTGTCTTGTTTAAGCCAAAATGTGAGTTGCTTCTTTCTGGTTTAGGTTTTGTGTGAACACATCCATTATAATGCATTGAATTAAGCCAAATAACACTggggcttagcatgatgtatgaagccaatcagtatttttaatgttatgtgctctcaattaaaaaaatggaacattttatGAGAACTTTTCTACATATGCACAATGTTGTTTATCTCAAAAATGCAGAGTGCGATGGTTGGGTATGTACGCAACCTGCTTTGAGTGATTTTTCTGTGTAAAATCTTGTACACATTGGCTGGATTCAGGCATTATTTTAACCCATGCTAGGTTAGCTGGAGAAGTTACAACTAGCTGGGAtcacccaacatgctaaaccaaacaaaccacttttattattttattttattttattttattttatttttattttattttatttttattttattctcaaatttcatcgccacccatctcccccaaaagagggactgagTTAAGatttaatgtgttgtgcaaagaggaggtttttttttaacattcaccTCTAATGATATGATTCAGATAGCAAGCTGTTGCCAACAAAAAAGGCTGGTATTAAAATATGGTAGCCATTGAAATATCTTTTTTGTCTTCTGTTCCTTCCTCCCAGACTGCAGCCTTAAAGCACTGAAAGGAAAGTTTCTTCTGGGGTCTGTGGAAATCTAGATCAAAAGAAAAGTGAaagtccacatttttttttaagccgGATCCAATGGCTGCTGAAAGCCCTATGGAAAAGCATTTATTGGAAGCAAGTTGCTCCATTTGCTGGGAATTTTTCAAGGACCCCATAATTCTTGACTGTGAGCATATTTTCTGCCAAGATTGCATTATGAAGTGCTGGAAACCGTCTCTAACCAAACTTGCTTGTCCTCAGTGCAAGGAGATGGTTTCTCAAGAGGGCTTCAGCCCAAGCCAACAACTGGACAATGCCATTAGATTACGAAAGCAACTAAGAGATCAGGCAGGAGGAGAGACCAAATGTTGTCAGCAACATCAGGCGCGCTTGGAGCTCTTCTGTAAGAATGACCAGGTCTTTGTCTGCTCAGTTTGTCGTGGATCTGAGGAGCACCAGGCTCACACTGTCATCCCTGTGGAGAAAGCTGCTCTGGAGTTCAAGGTGGGGACTTTTCGTTTATGGCAGGACGTATGTGCTTTTCTatctttacccagctggatgtTGACATCCAACACAAGCCCTTCCTTGAACCTTTGTAGGGATCAGACCTCACTGATTCTTTCCCTTGATTTTGCAATTGATTCCCCAGTTTTACGTTTATATGAAAACTGACGTACCCCcttcagaaaataataatttgtaacAAAAGGAGTTTGGAACCCCACAATTTGTAAACACTACTACAGACAAAACCTGAGATATTCTTCTACGGGTAAAAATGGAAATACTTTCTCTTCTTGCAAAGTGTGTTTGGTATGCCTGGGTTCAGATTTGATGTTAGTTCTTCTTACATACTATTTTGGATATAACATCGGCCTATAGGGTGCAGTAGGCACATTGCCAGctatgctgagagagagaggataaaaatgCTGTAGTCAAGGCTCCTGGCAACTACATCAACAAAtctcatttttcttggcaagattttcagaagtggtttgcccttgcctgctccttcctagggctgagagagagggactggcccaaggtcacccagccagctttcatgcctaaggcgggactagaactctcataccacgcctgattggctcttgggctgagagggagggactggcccaaggtcacccagccagctttcaggcctaaggcgggactagaactctcataccacgcctgattggctcttgggctgagagagagggactggcccaaggtcacccagccggctttcatgcctaaggcgggactagaactctcataccacgcctgattggctcttgggctgagagggagggactggcccaaggtcacccagccggctttcatgcctaaggcgggactagaactctcataccacgcctgattggctcttgggctgagagggagggactggcccaaggtcacccagcctaaggcaggactagaactcctagtcTGCTGATTCCTAGCAATAACATTTGTTTTGGGAGATAGATATTTTATCTTCTATGCTGCAATGTTCCCTTTTGTAACTGCACATGGGTCAAATAGCTtataggtaatccttgtttaaagaccacttgttcagcgacattttgaagttatgacagtgctgaacaagggggacttacgaccGGGCCTCATAGttgccattgcagtgtccctgtggtcacaggGTCACATGAGTGccatttgggcgcttggcaactggctcacaattacaacggttgcagtgtcccaagtggttgccatttgcaaccttcacagcggGCTTCTGACAAGtgaagtcaatgggaagctggcaggaggttccAAATGACGACCACATGGGATTTACCTAATgagggcaactgggactgctggaactgctgctataagttggtgtggtcatgtgacatcgagctttatgactgtgtcacttagcaatgaaGTCCCTCATCCCAATTACCATCGGTAAGCAAGGCCTGCCTATATTCTTTTGCAATGAGGCAATATATTAGGATTGAATTGTGTAGCCCTAATTAGCTAAGATGGATTGGAGCGTTCAAGGTTTTTGGTGGCATGATTACAGTCATGCTTCTGTGAAAGAAGGGGAAATTGTCAGTTTGGGGTAAAAGCCTCATGCAGGTACATTAATAGCAGGAGTTTTGTGTGGCTACCTGAGAATATTGGGGAAGACCTAGCAAATAAGGAAAATCAAAAATCAGGTGGTAGCTTTTCTgagtaacacattttattaaaaggcataagcttttgatAACTGCaggtcacttcatcagatgcatggagtagcTAAGCTGAtggaggatttaaattggggcgaggtgtggggaagggaggggaagttAGGCAGGTGcaggttttttaatgttttacttatcaaattttatcactgcccatctcccccccaaaggagggactctgggtggttattaaatttatacactgcctgtCTCATTatgaaagtgactctgagtggcttacaaataaaaatgataaaaccattataaaaatagaaaaaggacaaaaaatagaagataaaagaggaaaacgaGAGAGAGGCTCTCCTCCTCAACCCTGCCAGTCATATAAGACAGGTTATGAGTACTCATCAGTTTACAACTgcaatgtgtgtttgtgtttgttgcAAGCCCATTGATTAAAAAGCACAAATCTGGGTAGAGCGATGGAAGCTTGAGGAAAGGGATAGGAGGGATTCCTGAAGGATTTTCTGAAAAGGATTTTCCTGAAGAATTTTCCCAGATCGCCTTCAACTGGATAGCCAGTTTTATGGATGCAGAGAGTGAGTACTAACTTTCTGCTTTCTTTACTTTCAGGAACTGTTTTGCTGTTGCCTGAATGttctgaagaaggaaagaaatgagatTTTGAAATTTCAGTCCAACATGAAATATGAATGCCAAAGTCTGTTGGTAAGTGACAGTGTTAACTGGGAATGATAATAGTGCCTCTGAGTCAATCTTTACTTCTGGTGACTACAAGCACAAGCCCATGGCctatttcttggcaagattttgaggggtgatttgcccttgcctcctctttcttaaggctgagagagggggactggcccaaggttaccagctggctttctgcctaagccAGGATTAGagctcagtctcccggtttctagcccggtacctttaaccactacaccaaactggctctcaattgggGAATAAGCAGCTGTAATTAAgccctggtattccctgtgacactctatggaagcaaaaattggactttgaagaagcagaacaggaaaagtattgatgcttttgaactttggtgttggagaagactcctgagaattgtggagtccttggtgctctctgagccttgttgatttcctgcagaggtttcattgccagactgggcaacatcttcagtgcgaagagggagtgggccttgctctcagtttatacagcGTGGCTTGCCTGTggttgtgttggtgggggtgttcttctccttgggagttctttgcaCTGCAGAtggtgcctagtctggcagtgaaaagtctgcaagaaaacaacaaggctcagagagcaccaaggactccacagttcaaccctgagctacaaatactcactttgattggtactcctgagaatattgtggacagccaagaaaacaaactgatggatcattgaacaaatcaacccagagttctcactcgaagcccaaatgaccaggctcaaattaccctacttcggacaccttatgcaaagacccggctctctggaaaaggctctaatgctgggaaaggtggaaaaaagagaagaagaggacgaccagcagcaagggggatggactcagttaactcagggcaatgggtgcactgttagaagacctgcaagaccaggttagggacggatcctcatggagaaaacctatgtatgtggttgctaaaagtcgacaatgacttgatggcacataatcaaatctgaaaaaaaaaagcatgtgtcAGCTGGTGCTGCTTTGATTCTTCTTTAGAGTAGCTCagtatttcattaaaacaaaaaacataaaacattgtAAGGATAGATAACTGACGACTTTTGGAAAGGGGCAGTGAAAACGGGGGGATACCGAGGGGGAATGTGATGCCCTCAGGTGTTTTTGGACTCCAGATGTCTTCACCCTCTACCTGCAtggccagaagtcaagactgatggTATTATGGTCTAAAATGTTTGCAGGGACATGAACTCCCTGTTCCTCCAGTAGTACAATAAAACCACATTGGGTGTTACGTATTGATAGACATCATGAGTTGGGGCTGGATTTTGGGCAGGGAAATGTAGAGTTGTGGCGGTTTCATATGTTCTGTGACATCTCCCAGAAAAGCTTATTGTTGATTGAGAGGGCATTGTGATTTCTAGCTGCACACAcctatttgggtttttttttgttcgTGTTGCCTTAATTAAAATTATACACAAAACTTGCTTCAAAGAGAAAGAGGAATGTTAAGAACAGGAATTCTCAAACATCTGAGGAAGGTGGGGAAACAATGCAGGTTATTATCCTTAGTGATCCTTATATTAGACGactgaaaatgtattttagatCAGGGAGTCTCAGACTCTGGAGATTTGGAAGGGTGGAGGGAGCTACTGGCTCACTGAGGCAAGATCATTGTGGGGACTTGTTCCTTGCTATCCTTGGACAGTGAGTTGTCCAAGAAGGGTAGAGAGCGCGGCTTGGAAGGGAAGCAGCCCTGGGTACCTGTAAACATCTAAATGTGATTATTGAATTTGGATTTATTACCCAGCCCCAGAGAAATAAATGGTTTTGTTCATGGAgtgtgtgtttgggggggggggggcacacagcattctgggtggggaattctgggagttgaagtccacccgtcttaaagttccaagtttgagaaacattggtttaga
This window contains:
- the LOC134489881 gene encoding E3 ubiquitin-protein ligase TRIM7-like, which encodes MAAESPMEKHLLEASCSICWEFFKDPIILDCEHIFCQDCIMKCWKPSLTKLACPQCKEMVSQEGFSPSQQLDNAIRLRKQLRDQAGGETKCCQQHQARLELFCKNDQVFVCSVCRGSEEHQAHTVIPVEKAALEFKELFCCCLNVLKKERNEILKFQSNMKYECQSLLEQIETDKETVKADFEELHQFLEVQEDFLLTRMEEVEKKIVQKRKENVDQLSVELCSLETIIWELQEKCQQPVNELLQVRHQGRGGQEFSHLTLGSIPWRKSGHQLPKFRECER